Genomic window (Candidatus Scalindua japonica):
ATCAGGCTTCCAATTGCAAAGGTGACTCCAACGATTTCTATTGCATTCTACCGTATTCTTATGTATTCTTCTTATAATAAATCTATTTAACCACTTCAGGAGGAACGTATATGTCTAAAACTGTAACTCTCAGGCTTGATGACAAGACCTATAATAAGTTTCGTGATCTTGCAAAAAGTGACAATCGACCTATCTCTAACTTCATTGAGACCGCAGTACTTCGCTTTGTTGAGAGCAACGAATTCGTTGATGAATTTGAAATAGCAGAAATCAGAAGCAATTCAAATTTGAATAACAGCATCAAGAGAGGACTTAAGGACGTGAAATCCAGACGAGGCAATCTTGTCTGATTTTCGGATTTTTGAAACAGACGAATTCCTGAAACAACTGAAAAAGATGTCTGCTCCTAATGCTGATTTTCTTCAGAAGAAGCTCAATGACTAGGTCTACCCGCAAATAAAAGACCAACCATTCTGGGGTAATAATATAAAGAAGCTACA
Coding sequences:
- a CDS encoding CopG family transcriptional regulator, translated to MSKTVTLRLDDKTYNKFRDLAKSDNRPISNFIETAVLRFVESNEFVDEFEIAEIRSNSNLNNSIKRGLKDVKSRRGNLV